The Pieris napi chromosome 21, ilPieNapi1.2, whole genome shotgun sequence genome contains a region encoding:
- the LOC125060322 gene encoding cytochrome P450 6k1-like, whose product MGAALYYPSLGTIFLLLSFLWLIYYYCCFKLNYWKRRGVPQLKTTHLIFGDFKNGFLFRSPPGYHFGDLYRQSPKNAPYVGIYLSHKPCLLLKDPEMIKQIFIRDFEKFSDRYFAGTPQMDSTGMINLFGLKNPAWRYLRKKITPLFTRSKLKQMLPFMMDASNPMMEFLKKKVESNENKVKVIDAQDVNYRFTADVIANVALGFKSDSFNGPESDYTKNFLNYFHSFKRMFAIFTVFFIPEMIRILGFLILYDSSYMRKVFWNIINAREKSGFKRGDFIDTLIQLKNGEQDPIYKFEGQNLFSQTGTFFSGLETSSNVSAFTLMELAKNPQYQERARECVTGAVAKHGWTIEGLNAMKFLEQCVSEGLRMHPSVSTLDRYALEDYKFPDTDLVIEKGTPVYISLYGVHRDPQFFENPDVFDPDRFGEGRAVSDNYLPFGVGPRACIGSKAGLLFVKVVLAKILSEYRLVYKYPVEGLKLDRRATFTTAANGINVEFTKLTK is encoded by the exons ATGGGAGCTGCATTGTATTATCCAAGCTTAGGAACTATATTCTTGCTGTTATCATTCCTCTGGCTCATTTACTATTATTGCtgctttaaattgaattactGGAAACGGCGCGGTGTGCCACAGTTAAAGACaacgcatttaatatttggtgattttaaaaatggtttcttatttcgatccccacccggaTACCACTTCGGAGATCTATATAGACAATCGCCGAAGAACGCCCCGTATGTTGGAATTTATTTATCTCACAAACCATGTTTGCTGTTAAAAGATCCTGAAATGATAAAGCAAATTTTTATTCgggattttgagaaattttccGATCGCTACTTCGCTGGAACCCCGCAGATGGACAGCACAGgaatgataaatttatttggatTGAAAAATCCCGCTTGGAGGTATTTAAGGAAGAAAATCACTCCACTGTTCACACGGAGTAAGCTGAAACAGATGTTACCGTTTATGATGGACGCCTCCAACCCCATGATGGAGTTTTTGAAAAAGAAAGTCGAAAGCAAcgaaaataaagttaaagtaATTGACGCTCAAGATGTGAACTACAGGTTTACAGCGGATGTGATCGCTAATGTGGCTTTAGGTTTTAAGTCTGACTCGTTCAATGGCCCGGAATCGGATTACACCAAAAACT TTTTAAACTATTTCCATTCTTTTAAAAGGATGTTTGCTATTTTCACCGTATTTTTCATACCTGAAATGATAAGAATATTAGGATTCCTGATATTATACGATTCATCATACATGCGTAAAGTATTTTGGAATATAATTAACGCTCGGGAAAAGAGCGGATTTAAAAGAGGAGACTTTATCGACACACTAATACAATTAAAGAATGGCGAACAAGATCCCATTTACA AATTTGAAGGCCAAAACCTGTTCTCACAAACAGGGACGTTCTTTTCTGGCCTTGAAACTAGTTCAAATGTGTCTGCGTTTACTCTCATGGAGTTGGCAAAAAATCCACAGTATCAAGAGCGAGCCCGCGAATGTGTTACTGGAGCAGTAGCTAAGCACGGATGGACCATCGAAGGGTTAAATGCAATGAAATTTTTGGAGCAATGCGTTTCTGAGGGCTTACGGATGCATCCCTCTGTGTCGACTTTAGACCGCTACGCACTCGAAGATTACAAG TTTCCAGACACAGATCTTGTAATTGAAAAAGGGACAcctgtatatatttctttatatggtGTGCACAGGGACCCACAATTCTTTGAAAACCCTGATGTTTTTGATCCAGACCGATTTGGTGAGGGCCGAGCGGTCTCTGATAATTACCTACCCTTTGGTGTTGGACCCAGAGCatgtatag GTTCAAAGGCCGGACTACTATTTGTAAAGGTTGTTCTCGCAAAAATTCTGTCTGAGTATCGACTTGTGTACAAGTATCCCGTTGAAGGATTAAAATTAGACAGGCGAGCTACTTTTACGACAGCTGCAAACGGTATCAATGTGGAATTTACGAAACTGACCAAATAA
- the LOC125060321 gene encoding cytochrome P450 6k1-like isoform X2 codes for MDLLSFFLASVLLFLITILVYIYCYNRLNYWRRKGVPQLTDTDKIFGDFKRGILFRSPPGYHFGELYHRMPKDVPYVGFYIFHKPCLLLRDPEIIKQILVKDFHNFSNRHFSGSQQRDSSGMRNLFGLVNPGWRYLRRKISPTFTRKNLKHMLTLMIDAGKPMMEFLNKNINDKEKKIIDAQDINYRYTADLIANVALGFKADSFNCPESDYTKYFMDFFHSFKRMIAVFIVFFVPELVTVVGPRVLYDATFVQNIFWKVFESREKSGNKRGDIIDTLIELKNSTQDPVYKFEGDNLFAQSSTFFSGFQTSSHVCAFTLMELAKSKECQDRARDCIKEAVAKYGWTLEGFNEMKYMEQVISEGVRMHPSVPILDRYTLDDYKIPNTDLTIEKGTPIYISLYGLHRDSEFFENPDVFDPDRFSKEKKMHENYLPFGTGPRKCVGMKAGRLFVKVVISMILSEYEVYLQPSEKINLDKRATFTTAENGINMTFTKI; via the exons ATGGATTTGTTGAGCTTTTTTCTTGCCTCCGTGTTACTTTTTCTTATAACAATTCTGGTTTATATCTATTGCTACAACCGATTAAATTATTGGAGACGAAAAGGTGTACCACAGTTAACCGACACCGATAAAATATTTGGGGATTTCAAAAGGGGAATTTTATTCCGATCCCCTCCAGGATACCACTTTGGTGAACTTTACCACCGAATGCCTAAAGATGTACCATATGTTGGTTTTTACATCTTCCATAAGCCCTGCCTTCTCTTAAGAGACCCAGAAATAATAAAGCAGATACTTGTTAAGGACTTTCACAATTTCTCTAACCGACACTTCTCGGGATCACAGCAAAGAGACAGTTCAGGAATGAGAAATTTGTTTGGGCTAGTAAATCCCGGGTGGCGATACTTGAGAAGAAAGATATCTCCCACGTTTACTAGAAAGAATTTGAAGCATATGCTTACACTGATGATTGACGCTGGTAAACCGATGATGGAGTTTcttaataagaatataaacgataaagaaaaaaaaataattgatgcACAGGATATCAATTATAGATACACGGCAGATCTCATTGCCAATGTTGCGTTGGGTTTTAAAGCAGATTCTTTTAACTGTCCTGAATCGGATTACACAAAATACT TTATGGACTTCTTTCACTCGTTTAAGCGGATGATCGCTGTGTTTATCGTATTCTTTGTACCTGAACTGGTCACCGTTGTCGGCCCTCGTGTACTGTATGACGCAACATTTGTACAGAACATATTTTGGAAAGTTTTTGAATCAAGAGAAAAGAGTGGTAACAAGAGAGGAGACATTATCGATACActaatagaattaaaaaatagtacCCAGGATCCAGTTTATA AATTTGAAGGAGATAATCTATTTGCCCAGTCTTCTACATTTTTCTCTGGTTTTCAAACCAGTTCTCACGTCTGTGCATTCACTCTTATGGAGTTGGCTAAGAGTAAGGAATGTCAAGATCGTGCTCGAGATTGTATCAAGGAAGCGGTCGCAAAGTATGGGTGGACGCTTGAAGGTTTCAATGAGATGAAATACATGGAACAGGTAATATCAGAAGGCGTCAGGATGCATCCATCGGTTCCCATACTTGATCGCTACACTCTAGACGATTATAAG ATACCAAACACTGACCTGACTATCGAGAAGGGAACtccaatttatatttctttatatggtTTGCATCGTGACTCAGAATTTTTCGAGAATCCCGATGTATTTGATCCAGACCGCTTTagtaaagagaaaaaaatgCATGAAAACTATCTTCCTTTTGGCACTGGACCCAGGAAATGTGTTG gtaTGAAAGCTGGAAGGTTGTTCGTGAAGGTGGTAATATCTATGATCTTATCAGAATATGAAGTGTACCTCCAACCTtcagagaaaataaatttggaCAAACGAGCTACGTTTACGACTGCTGAAAATGgcattaatatgacatttactaaaatttaa
- the LOC125060498 gene encoding cytochrome P450 6k1-like isoform X1, with amino-acid sequence MLFEVKHLLLLAVVVIFLTGQTMILDTYNIVFYASLVLVAFYFYCSYKLNYWRRRGVQQLDNTNLLFGDFKNGILFQSPPGYHMGNLYRQSPRDAPFVGFYIFHKPCLLLKDPEVIKQILSRDFENFSDRSFSGSEQKDSSGMINLFGLRNPAWRSLRKKITPTFTLSKLKQLLTFMTESGDPMMEFLRKNVDEDGEVKVIDVQDTCYKYTADLFANVSLGSRTDSFNDKNSDYLRYFKKYFHSFRRMIAIVTVFFIPELVKVVGSSILFDSTYLRKLFWSAVRLREKSGIKRGDFLDTLIQLKNEEQDPLYEFNEHNLFSQTGTYLAGLETSSNVTAFTLMELAKNSEYQDRARECIKTAIAQHGWTVEAFNNMKYLDQVIAEGLRLHPSVSTLDREALHDYKIPNTDIVIEAGTAVYISLFGTHRDPKFFDRPEEFDPDRFTEDKKVSDNYLPFGSGPRQCIGVKAGQLYMKVVLSMILLKYKLNHKQTEELQLDRRATFTTAAKGINLEFVKIH; translated from the exons GACAAACAATGATTCTCGATACATATAATATCGTATTCTACGCGTCACTTGTATTGGTAGCATTTTATTTCTACTGCAGCTACAAACTCAATTACTGGAGGAGACGAGGAGTGCAGCAATtagataatacaaatttattatttggcgatttcaaaaatggaaTCTTGTTCCAATCACCACCCGGATACCACATGGGAAATTTATACAGACAATCTCCACGAGACGCGCCCTTCGTGGGATTCTATATCTTTCATAAACCCTGTCTCCTTCTTAAAGACCCAGAAGTAATAAAACAGATACTATCTCGCGATTTCGAAAACTTTTCCGATCGTTCCTTCTCCGGATCTGAGCAGAAGGACAGTTCCGGCATGATCAATTTGTTTGGATTAAGGAATCCCGCGTGGAGGTCCCTACGAAAGAAGATAACTCCAACGTTCACTTTGAGCAAGCTTAAGCAACTGCTCACGTTTATGACCGAGTCTGGAGATCCGATGATGGAATTCCTCCGTAAGAACGTTGATGAGGACGGCGAAGTGAAAGTAATAGACGTTCAAGATACGTGCTACAAATACACGGCTGATTTGTTCGCGAATGTTTCTTTAGGCTCGAGAACTGATTCGTTCAATGACAAGAATTCGGATTACCTTAGATATT tcAAGAAGTATTTCCACTCATTTAGACGAATGATTGCTATCGTcactgtattttttataccaGAGCTCGTTAAAGTGGTTGGATCGTCAATACTTTTTGATTCCACCTACTTACGTAAATTATTCTGGAGCGCGGTAAGATTAAGGGAAAAAAGTGGAATCAAAAGAGGAGACTTCCTTGATACACTTATACAACTAAAGAATGAGGAACAGGATCCACTTTAtg aattCAATGAACACAATCTTTTTTCACAAACCGGCACATACTTGGCTGGACTCGAGACGAGTTCAAATGTAACAGCGTTCACTCTAATGGAATTAGCCAAAAATAGTGAATACCAGGACAGAGCTAGAGAATGTATTAAAACAGCAATTGCCCAACACGGATGGACTGTGGAGGCTTTTAACAATATGAAATACTTGGATCAGGTCATAGCTGAAGGACTCAGGCTGCATCCATCCGTTTCCACATTAGACCGCGAAGCTTTGCATGATTACAAG ATACCAAACACAGACATCGTTATTGAGGCTGGTACTGCTGTTTACATTTCCCTTTTTGGGACACACCGCGACCCTAAATTCTTTGATCGTCCAGAGGAATTCGATCCGGACCGTTTCACTGAAGATAAGAAGGTTTCAGACAATTACCTACCCTTCGGTTCTGGGCCAAGACAGTGTATAG GTGTAAAAGCTGGTCAACTCTACATGAAAGTCGTCTTGTCTATGATTCTACTCAAGTATAAATTGAATCATAAACAAACTGAGGAGTTGCAGCTAGACAGAAGAGCAACATTTACTACCGCGGCTAAAGGaattaatttagaatttgTCAAAATACATTAA
- the LOC125060498 gene encoding cytochrome P450 6k1-like isoform X2: protein MILDTYNIVFYASLVLVAFYFYCSYKLNYWRRRGVQQLDNTNLLFGDFKNGILFQSPPGYHMGNLYRQSPRDAPFVGFYIFHKPCLLLKDPEVIKQILSRDFENFSDRSFSGSEQKDSSGMINLFGLRNPAWRSLRKKITPTFTLSKLKQLLTFMTESGDPMMEFLRKNVDEDGEVKVIDVQDTCYKYTADLFANVSLGSRTDSFNDKNSDYLRYFKKYFHSFRRMIAIVTVFFIPELVKVVGSSILFDSTYLRKLFWSAVRLREKSGIKRGDFLDTLIQLKNEEQDPLYEFNEHNLFSQTGTYLAGLETSSNVTAFTLMELAKNSEYQDRARECIKTAIAQHGWTVEAFNNMKYLDQVIAEGLRLHPSVSTLDREALHDYKIPNTDIVIEAGTAVYISLFGTHRDPKFFDRPEEFDPDRFTEDKKVSDNYLPFGSGPRQCIGVKAGQLYMKVVLSMILLKYKLNHKQTEELQLDRRATFTTAAKGINLEFVKIH from the exons ATGATTCTCGATACATATAATATCGTATTCTACGCGTCACTTGTATTGGTAGCATTTTATTTCTACTGCAGCTACAAACTCAATTACTGGAGGAGACGAGGAGTGCAGCAATtagataatacaaatttattatttggcgatttcaaaaatggaaTCTTGTTCCAATCACCACCCGGATACCACATGGGAAATTTATACAGACAATCTCCACGAGACGCGCCCTTCGTGGGATTCTATATCTTTCATAAACCCTGTCTCCTTCTTAAAGACCCAGAAGTAATAAAACAGATACTATCTCGCGATTTCGAAAACTTTTCCGATCGTTCCTTCTCCGGATCTGAGCAGAAGGACAGTTCCGGCATGATCAATTTGTTTGGATTAAGGAATCCCGCGTGGAGGTCCCTACGAAAGAAGATAACTCCAACGTTCACTTTGAGCAAGCTTAAGCAACTGCTCACGTTTATGACCGAGTCTGGAGATCCGATGATGGAATTCCTCCGTAAGAACGTTGATGAGGACGGCGAAGTGAAAGTAATAGACGTTCAAGATACGTGCTACAAATACACGGCTGATTTGTTCGCGAATGTTTCTTTAGGCTCGAGAACTGATTCGTTCAATGACAAGAATTCGGATTACCTTAGATATT tcAAGAAGTATTTCCACTCATTTAGACGAATGATTGCTATCGTcactgtattttttataccaGAGCTCGTTAAAGTGGTTGGATCGTCAATACTTTTTGATTCCACCTACTTACGTAAATTATTCTGGAGCGCGGTAAGATTAAGGGAAAAAAGTGGAATCAAAAGAGGAGACTTCCTTGATACACTTATACAACTAAAGAATGAGGAACAGGATCCACTTTAtg aattCAATGAACACAATCTTTTTTCACAAACCGGCACATACTTGGCTGGACTCGAGACGAGTTCAAATGTAACAGCGTTCACTCTAATGGAATTAGCCAAAAATAGTGAATACCAGGACAGAGCTAGAGAATGTATTAAAACAGCAATTGCCCAACACGGATGGACTGTGGAGGCTTTTAACAATATGAAATACTTGGATCAGGTCATAGCTGAAGGACTCAGGCTGCATCCATCCGTTTCCACATTAGACCGCGAAGCTTTGCATGATTACAAG ATACCAAACACAGACATCGTTATTGAGGCTGGTACTGCTGTTTACATTTCCCTTTTTGGGACACACCGCGACCCTAAATTCTTTGATCGTCCAGAGGAATTCGATCCGGACCGTTTCACTGAAGATAAGAAGGTTTCAGACAATTACCTACCCTTCGGTTCTGGGCCAAGACAGTGTATAG GTGTAAAAGCTGGTCAACTCTACATGAAAGTCGTCTTGTCTATGATTCTACTCAAGTATAAATTGAATCATAAACAAACTGAGGAGTTGCAGCTAGACAGAAGAGCAACATTTACTACCGCGGCTAAAGGaattaatttagaatttgTCAAAATACATTAA
- the LOC125060321 gene encoding cytochrome P450 6k1-like isoform X3 — protein MPKDVPYVGFYIFHKPCLLLRDPEIIKQILVKDFHNFSNRHFSGSQQRDSSGMRNLFGLVNPGWRYLRRKISPTFTRKNLKHMLTLMIDAGKPMMEFLNKNINDKEKKIIDAQDINYRYTADLIANVALGFKADSFNCPESDYTKYFLDFFHSFKRMIAVFIVFFVPELVTVVGPCVLYDTTFVQNIFWKVFESREKSGNKRGDFIDTLIELKNSTQDPVYKFEGDNLFAQSSTFFSGFQTSSQACAFTLMELAKSKECQDRARDCIKKAVAKYGWTFEGFDEMKYMEQVISEGVRMHPSAPILDRYTLDDYKIPNTDLTIEKGTPIYISLYGLHRDSDFFENPDVFDPDRFSKEKKIHENYLPFGTGPRKCVGIKAGRLFVKVVISMILSEYEVYLQPSEKINLDKRATFTTAENGINMTFTKI, from the exons ATGCCTAAAGATGTACCATATGTTGGTTTTTACATCTTCCATAAGCCCTGCCTTCTCTTAAGAGACCCAGAAATAATAAAGCAGATACTTGTTAAGGACTTTCACAATTTCTCTAACCGACACTTCTCGGGATCACAGCAAAGAGACAGTTCAGGAATGAGAAATTTGTTTGGGCTAGTAAATCCCGGGTGGCGATACTTGAGAAGAAAGATATCTCCCACGTTTACTAGAAAGAATTTGAAGCATATGCTTACACTGATGATTGACGCTGGTAAACCGATGATGGAGTTTcttaataagaatataaacgataaagaaaaaaaaataattgatgcACAGGATATCAATTATAGATACACGGCAGATCTCATTGCCAATGTTGCGTTGGGTTTTAAAGCAGATTCTTTTAACTGTCCTGAATCGGATTACACAAAATACT TTCTGGACTTCTTTCACTCGTTTAAGCGGATGATCGCTGTGTTTATCGTATTCTTTGTACCTGAACTGGTCACCGTTGTCGGCCCTTGTGTACTGTATGACACAACTTTTGTACAGAACATATTTTGGAAAGTTTTTGAATCAAGAGAAAAGAGTGGTAACAAGAGAGGAGACTTTATTGATACActaatagaattaaaaaatagtacCCAGGATCCAGTTTATA AATTTGAAGGAGATAATCTATTTGCTCAGTCTTCTACATTTTTCTCTGGTTTTCAAACTAGTTCGCAAGCCTGTGCATTCACTCTTATGGAGTTGGCTAAGAGTAAGGAATGTCAAGATCGTGCGCGTGATTGTATCAAGAAAGCGGTCGCAAAGTATGGATGGACGTTTGAAGGTTTCGATGAGATGAAATACATGGAACAGGTAATATCAGAAGGCGTCAGGATGCATCCATCGGCTCCTATACTTGATCGCTACACCCTAGACGATTATAAG ATACCAAACACAGATCTGACTATCGAGAAGGGAACtccaatttatatttctttatatggtTTGCATCGTGACTCAGATTTTTTTGAGAATCCTGATGTATTTGATCCAGACCGCTTCagtaaagagaaaaaaatacacGAAAACTATCTTCCTTTTGGCACTGGACCCAGAAAATGTGTTG gtATTAAAGCTGGAAGGTTGTTCGTGAAGGTGGTAATATCTATGATCTTATCAGAATATGAAGTGTACCTCCAACCTtcagagaaaataaatttggaCAAACGAGCTACGTTTACGACTGCTGAAAATGgcattaatatgacatttactaaaatttaa
- the LOC125060321 gene encoding cytochrome P450 6k1-like isoform X1, with protein sequence MFSSFQHDSSLQQHRVKKGRKTHVYGEPARVSNFLHKKIFFLCNQKDCIPRLFENTINMDILSFFLTSVLLFLITILLYIYCYNRLNYWRRKGVPQLTDTDKIFGDFKRGILFRSPPGYHFGELYHRMPKDVPYVGFYIFHKPCLLLRDPEIIKQIFVKDFHNFSNRHFSGSQQKDSSGMRNLFGLVNPGWRYLRRKISPTFTRKNLKQMLTLMIDAGKPMMEFFDKNINDKEKNKFDAQDINYRYTADLIANIALGFKADSFNCPESDYTKYFLDFFHSFKRMIAVFIVFFVPELVTVVGPCVLYDTTFVQNIFWKVFESREKSGNKRGDFIDTLIELKNSTQDPVYKFEGDNLFAQSSTFFSGFQTSSQACAFTLMELAKSKECQDRARDCIKKAVAKYGWTFEGFDEMKYMEQVISEGVRMHPSAPILDRYTLDDYKIPNTDLTIEKGTPIYISLYGLHRDSDFFENPDVFDPDRFSKEKKIHENYLPFGTGPRKCVGIKAGRLFVKVVISMILSEYEVYLQPSEKINLDKRATFTTAENGINMTFTKI encoded by the exons ATGTTTTCGTCTTTTCAACACGATTCGTCGTTACAACAACATCGAGTTAAGAAGGGAAGAAAAACACACGTCTACGGTGAGCCTGCGCGTGTCTCcaactttttacataaaaaaatcttttttttatgtaatcagaaag ATTGTATACCTCGCTTATTTGAAAACACTATAAATATGGATATCTTGAGTTTTTTTCTTACCTCCGTGTTACTTTTTCTTATAACAATTCTTCTTTATATCTATTGCTATAACCGATTAAATTATTGGAGACGAAAAGGTGTACCACAGTTAACCGACACCGATAAAATATTTGGGGATTTCAAAAGGGGAATTTTATTCCGATCCCCTCCAGGTTACCACTTTGGTGAACTTTACCACCGAATGCCTAAAGATGTACCATATGTTGGTTTTTACATCTTCCATAAGCCCTGCCTTCTCTTAAGAGACCCAGAAATAATAAAGCAGATATTTGTTAAGGACTTTCACAATTTCTCTAACCGACACTTCTCGGGATCACAGCAAAAAGACAGTTCAGGAATGAGAAATTTGTTTGGGCTAGTAAATCCCGGGTGGCGATACTTGAGGAGAAAGATATCTCCCACGTTTACTAGAAAGAATTTGAAGCAAATGCTTACACTGATGATTGATGCCGGAAAACCGATGATGGAGTTTTTTGATAAGAATATTAAcgataaagaaaaaaacaaatttgatgCACAGGACATCAATTATAGATACACGGCAGATCTTATTGCCAATATTGCGTTGGGTTTTAAAGCAGATTCTTTTAACTGTCCTGAATCTGATTACACAAAATACT TTCTGGACTTCTTTCACTCGTTTAAGCGGATGATCGCTGTGTTTATCGTATTCTTTGTACCTGAACTGGTCACCGTTGTCGGCCCTTGTGTACTGTATGACACAACTTTTGTACAGAACATATTTTGGAAAGTTTTTGAATCAAGAGAAAAGAGTGGTAACAAGAGAGGAGACTTTATTGATACActaatagaattaaaaaatagtacCCAGGATCCAGTTTATA AATTTGAAGGAGATAATCTATTTGCTCAGTCTTCTACATTTTTCTCTGGTTTTCAAACTAGTTCGCAAGCCTGTGCATTCACTCTTATGGAGTTGGCTAAGAGTAAGGAATGTCAAGATCGTGCGCGTGATTGTATCAAGAAAGCGGTCGCAAAGTATGGATGGACGTTTGAAGGTTTCGATGAGATGAAATACATGGAACAGGTAATATCAGAAGGCGTCAGGATGCATCCATCGGCTCCTATACTTGATCGCTACACCCTAGACGATTATAAG ATACCAAACACAGATCTGACTATCGAGAAGGGAACtccaatttatatttctttatatggtTTGCATCGTGACTCAGATTTTTTTGAGAATCCTGATGTATTTGATCCAGACCGCTTCagtaaagagaaaaaaatacacGAAAACTATCTTCCTTTTGGCACTGGACCCAGAAAATGTGTTG gtATTAAAGCTGGAAGGTTGTTCGTGAAGGTGGTAATATCTATGATCTTATCAGAATATGAAGTGTACCTCCAACCTtcagagaaaataaatttggaCAAACGAGCTACGTTTACGACTGCTGAAAATGgcattaatatgacatttactaaaatttaa